In Curtobacterium sp. L6-1, a genomic segment contains:
- a CDS encoding sensor histidine kinase, which produces MRPLPIPPWVRAALAGLAFLGLALLTMEGLHRAGWYPTRLADYRVTAALVALCIVVGQRLPYPLLVVVGVAVGWPTWMFDVLQVRLIPLVIAVYLACAAGRHLLAVLAVAALPTVSAMFLPLAGLSPRYWSVVLPDWRSWTQNADWSTVVLMGILLVACAFLGRATARRRRSELVLQRRNEELVRLRESDQARIASEERTAVAREVHDVVAHHMAAIVVRSQALVRVGVADQQEFAEYASWVAGTGQQALSEMRKVVRVLRAGGDGGTTDAPVSLRGAIEDAVERVRATGVRVDADLRVPATLGVMQDFAVLRVCQEALTNTLVHSDGSAVRITLAASEDSIRLEVLDDGGSGASPRVPALAAGGAGIRGMRERAASIGGVLDAGPAEGGGWRVILEAPRDAAARDDPQRRDGQPRRDGQEARQQTAGSLRPVDRPAGPQHPVVAS; this is translated from the coding sequence ATGCGTCCTCTGCCGATCCCGCCGTGGGTGCGCGCTGCCCTCGCGGGGCTGGCGTTCCTCGGCCTCGCCCTGCTGACGATGGAGGGGCTGCACCGCGCCGGCTGGTACCCGACGCGGCTCGCCGACTACCGGGTGACCGCAGCCCTCGTCGCGCTGTGCATCGTCGTCGGACAGCGGCTGCCGTACCCGCTGCTCGTGGTGGTCGGTGTCGCCGTGGGGTGGCCGACGTGGATGTTCGACGTCCTCCAGGTGCGGCTCATCCCGCTCGTCATCGCGGTGTACCTGGCCTGCGCGGCCGGGCGGCACCTGCTCGCGGTACTGGCCGTCGCGGCGCTGCCGACGGTGTCCGCGATGTTCCTGCCGTTGGCGGGGCTGTCGCCGCGGTACTGGTCCGTCGTCCTCCCCGACTGGCGGTCCTGGACGCAGAACGCCGACTGGTCGACCGTGGTCCTCATGGGGATCCTGCTCGTGGCGTGCGCGTTCCTCGGCCGTGCCACCGCGCGGCGCCGTCGTTCCGAGCTCGTGTTGCAGCGGCGCAACGAGGAACTCGTCCGCCTGCGGGAGTCCGACCAGGCCCGCATCGCCTCGGAGGAGCGGACCGCCGTCGCCCGCGAGGTCCACGACGTCGTCGCCCACCACATGGCCGCGATCGTCGTGCGGTCGCAGGCCCTCGTGCGCGTCGGGGTCGCCGATCAGCAGGAGTTCGCGGAGTACGCCTCGTGGGTCGCGGGCACCGGGCAGCAGGCGTTGTCCGAGATGCGGAAGGTCGTCCGGGTCCTCCGCGCGGGCGGGGACGGCGGCACGACGGACGCCCCGGTCTCGCTGCGGGGCGCGATCGAGGACGCCGTCGAGCGCGTCCGCGCCACCGGTGTCCGGGTCGACGCCGACCTCCGCGTGCCGGCGACGCTCGGCGTCATGCAGGACTTCGCCGTCCTCCGCGTCTGCCAGGAGGCGCTCACCAACACCCTCGTGCACTCCGACGGCTCCGCGGTGCGGATCACCCTCGCCGCGTCGGAAGACAGCATCCGCCTCGAGGTCCTCGACGACGGCGGCAGCGGCGCCAGCCCCCGCGTGCCCGCGCTCGCGGCCGGTGGCGCCGGGATCCGCGGGATGCGGGAACGTGCAGCGTCGATCGGCGGCGTGCTCGACGCTGGACCGGCCGAGGGCGGCGGGTGGCGCGTGATCCTCGAAGCTCCGCGCGACGCCGCCGCTCGAGACGACCCGCAGCGCCGGGACGGCCAGCCGCGCCGAGACGGACAGGAGGCGCGCCAGCAGACCGCGGGCAGCCTCCGACCCGTGGACCGCCCGGCCGGCCCGCAGCACCCGGTGGTGGCCTCGTGA
- a CDS encoding SdrD B-like domain-containing protein, whose translation MRSRIPSRLLVTAVTATSLVLAAATPTWAGTTRPATVDAIHGPAASSAAGRPVASTGPASPTPSATSSAPDSAPPASPASPAALATPASAAPRPDEDPDREARLTSDPEPADRPGGSTHAATDAEVGLAVEVAKDGTGPFTPQDGPGADADAENGIVRTLDAITYRVTMNSTGGSSEHERFTLTAPTGTSWAAVPGRCDGAGSRISGQDLVCDLGTVAEGHAIAVPAVLDVSGDLRNGDELRVTGVGTADGADAPVSATSPRTTVSAAARYNLSKNVLASTMRTDVRGPGGAKGIQLVYPLAVDWQPIVPGQGLLGFEKAHGPMTFTDDVSQLLGDLPSGARLWNGDRPACGPNTAEVPGFGGLPAGTGGGDRGVADSGTIRCEQDAPGQDVDVTITGTVTDATKMPTENKYGGPIAGGRVGYVVTGYISFWMPTPPAGTNVRSVNRCTPLQVSSTIGAPNFPGGTEPTVDNVSERSIVEFAPGSGGKRLYRVVGDGTAVRPGSARLGDPWTTPGAALRSEVSMHNPGLSRYQDAVLCDTFDRATQRLTEGIGASAAARVTGLSGARVEYAAYEMTSPSDGQQRSCDDSDGPWYDAPDAVPGGIGAVGAVRAVGDLTGGGDAVLHAWVTVADAPDGTRALDFGHLSFGVGHPGWVHDPADPALGVGVLTDSVVITEDLARVAKKIVDRGHDAQDTPDRTSSVVPGESLEYALYPTLTNGNTKGRPTTLTVRDTLPLHTTYVLDSASQTPVIDSVEDPDGGHHQQLRWTFHDVQPNADVAPITYRLRVSSAAPAGPIENAVEVASPADRSDTQYRRAERAVQVIAGGGVGVQESAVDPVVVAGDRLAWRLDYTNTSSEPVHGVDLIDVLPDRTDPDDGSFHGRTTLAGPVAVDPAAGESVTYTAAVPDAVSLDGQDASNQPGGATTWCPESAFGSPGCPSSLGDVTASRITRTAAVGVGDTVTHELALATEGERDGDEYANRFGLRVADLALPVRSNRASIRVVAGAIGDRVWTDEDGDGLQESGEPGLGDVAVRLTGTDDEGTAVDRTTTSDPDGTYRFDTLRPGEYVTTFTAPDGRAFTRALVGDDRAVDSDASEDGTSGTVTLGRETTAEGVLDHVDRTSTVDAGVLPGDDTTDPGDGGPDGPGDGGPDGPGEPGASGGSGTPGGSTGTGGPGVDRPGERPSGSSAHGSHGSTWSGTVGAPARRGDLAFTGAEGLSALLGGALLLLGLGVAVIVVRRRRVRR comes from the coding sequence TTGCGATCTCGCATCCCCTCCCGCCTCCTGGTGACGGCGGTGACCGCCACGAGCCTCGTCCTCGCCGCGGCGACCCCGACCTGGGCAGGCACGACGCGACCGGCGACCGTCGACGCCATTCACGGGCCCGCCGCGTCGAGCGCTGCCGGGCGTCCGGTGGCGTCGACGGGCCCTGCCTCGCCGACGCCGTCCGCGACGTCGTCTGCGCCTGATTCCGCGCCTCCGGCATCGCCGGCATCGCCGGCCGCGCTGGCCACGCCGGCCTCCGCTGCGCCGCGCCCGGACGAGGACCCAGACCGGGAGGCGCGGCTGACGTCCGACCCGGAGCCGGCGGACCGGCCCGGAGGTTCGACGCACGCCGCGACCGACGCCGAGGTCGGACTCGCGGTCGAGGTCGCGAAGGACGGCACGGGTCCGTTCACGCCGCAGGACGGCCCGGGCGCGGATGCGGACGCCGAGAACGGGATCGTCCGCACCCTCGACGCGATCACGTACCGCGTCACCATGAACTCGACCGGGGGATCGAGCGAGCACGAACGCTTCACGCTCACCGCTCCCACCGGCACCAGTTGGGCAGCCGTGCCCGGCCGGTGCGACGGAGCGGGCTCGCGCATCAGCGGCCAGGACCTGGTGTGCGACCTCGGCACCGTCGCGGAGGGACACGCGATCGCCGTCCCGGCAGTCCTCGACGTCTCCGGGGACCTGCGCAACGGCGACGAGCTGCGGGTCACGGGTGTCGGGACCGCCGACGGCGCCGACGCTCCCGTCTCGGCCACCTCGCCCCGCACCACGGTCTCGGCGGCGGCGCGGTACAACCTGTCGAAGAACGTGCTGGCCTCGACCATGCGGACCGATGTCCGCGGACCAGGTGGGGCGAAGGGGATCCAGCTCGTCTACCCCCTCGCCGTCGACTGGCAGCCGATCGTCCCGGGGCAGGGCCTGCTCGGCTTCGAGAAGGCGCACGGACCGATGACCTTCACCGACGACGTCTCACAGCTGCTCGGCGACCTGCCGTCCGGCGCCCGGCTGTGGAACGGCGACCGTCCGGCGTGCGGCCCGAACACCGCGGAGGTCCCCGGCTTCGGCGGGCTCCCGGCAGGGACGGGCGGCGGTGACCGTGGGGTCGCCGACTCCGGGACGATCCGCTGCGAACAGGACGCGCCGGGTCAGGACGTCGACGTGACGATCACGGGCACGGTGACCGACGCCACGAAGATGCCGACCGAGAACAAGTACGGCGGTCCGATCGCCGGCGGCCGGGTGGGCTACGTCGTCACCGGTTACATCAGCTTCTGGATGCCGACCCCGCCGGCCGGGACGAACGTCCGGTCCGTCAACCGGTGCACCCCGTTGCAGGTGTCCTCGACCATCGGTGCCCCCAACTTCCCGGGCGGCACGGAGCCGACCGTGGACAACGTCTCCGAGCGCTCGATCGTCGAGTTCGCTCCGGGGAGCGGCGGGAAGCGTCTGTACCGGGTGGTCGGGGACGGGACCGCGGTCCGGCCCGGTTCCGCTCGCCTCGGGGACCCGTGGACGACCCCTGGTGCTGCGCTCCGGAGCGAGGTCTCGATGCACAACCCTGGATTGTCCCGGTACCAGGACGCCGTGCTCTGCGACACCTTCGACCGAGCGACGCAGCGGTTGACCGAGGGGATCGGCGCGTCCGCGGCTGCGCGGGTCACCGGCCTGAGCGGTGCGCGTGTCGAGTACGCCGCCTACGAGATGACCTCGCCGTCGGACGGGCAGCAGCGCTCCTGCGACGACTCGGACGGCCCCTGGTACGACGCACCCGACGCCGTCCCCGGTGGGATCGGTGCCGTCGGAGCGGTCCGTGCCGTCGGCGACCTCACCGGTGGTGGGGACGCGGTCCTGCACGCCTGGGTGACGGTCGCGGACGCACCGGACGGCACCCGTGCCCTCGACTTCGGACACCTCTCGTTCGGCGTCGGTCACCCCGGCTGGGTGCACGACCCCGCCGACCCCGCCCTCGGCGTCGGTGTCCTGACGGACAGCGTCGTGATCACCGAGGACCTCGCGCGGGTCGCGAAGAAGATCGTCGACCGGGGCCACGACGCCCAGGACACCCCGGACCGGACCAGTTCGGTCGTGCCGGGTGAGAGCCTCGAGTACGCCCTGTACCCGACGCTGACCAACGGGAACACGAAGGGCCGCCCGACCACGCTCACGGTCCGCGACACCCTGCCGCTCCACACCACCTACGTCCTGGACAGCGCCTCGCAGACGCCCGTGATCGACAGCGTCGAGGACCCCGACGGCGGACACCACCAGCAGCTGCGGTGGACGTTCCACGACGTGCAGCCGAACGCCGACGTGGCGCCCATCACCTACCGGCTGCGTGTGTCGTCGGCGGCGCCCGCGGGGCCCATCGAGAACGCCGTCGAGGTCGCATCGCCGGCAGACCGGTCCGACACGCAGTACCGGCGGGCGGAGCGGGCCGTGCAGGTCATCGCCGGCGGCGGGGTCGGCGTGCAGGAGTCCGCCGTGGACCCGGTCGTCGTCGCGGGGGACCGGCTCGCGTGGCGACTCGACTACACGAACACGTCCTCCGAACCGGTCCACGGCGTCGACCTCATCGACGTCCTGCCGGACCGGACGGATCCGGACGACGGCTCGTTCCACGGCCGCACCACGCTCGCCGGACCGGTCGCGGTCGACCCCGCTGCGGGGGAGTCGGTGACGTACACCGCTGCCGTGCCCGATGCCGTCTCGCTCGACGGGCAGGACGCTTCGAACCAGCCGGGCGGGGCGACCACCTGGTGTCCGGAGTCCGCGTTCGGGTCGCCCGGGTGCCCGTCCTCCCTCGGTGACGTCACGGCCTCCCGGATCACGCGCACCGCGGCCGTGGGCGTCGGGGACACGGTCACGCACGAGCTGGCCCTCGCAACCGAGGGGGAACGTGACGGCGACGAGTACGCGAACCGGTTCGGACTCCGTGTCGCCGACCTCGCCCTGCCCGTGCGGTCGAACCGTGCGTCGATCCGCGTGGTCGCCGGTGCGATCGGCGACCGGGTCTGGACGGACGAGGACGGCGACGGTCTGCAGGAGTCCGGCGAGCCCGGCCTCGGCGACGTCGCGGTCCGGCTCACCGGGACGGACGACGAGGGGACAGCCGTCGACCGGACCACGACGAGCGATCCCGACGGCACGTACCGGTTCGACACCCTCCGACCCGGCGAGTACGTGACGACCTTCACCGCACCGGACGGACGCGCGTTCACCCGGGCGCTCGTCGGGGACGACCGTGCGGTCGACTCGGACGCGTCCGAGGACGGTACCAGCGGGACGGTCACACTCGGTCGGGAGACCACCGCCGAGGGTGTCCTGGACCACGTCGACCGCACGAGCACCGTCGACGCCGGGGTGCTGCCGGGCGATGACACGACCGACCCCGGCGACGGAGGACCGGACGGCCCGGGCGACGGTGGCCCGGACGGCCCCGGTGAACCGGGTGCCTCCGGCGGGTCGGGCACGCCCGGCGGATCCACCGGCACCGGTGGTCCGGGCGTGGACCGACCGGGGGAGCGCCCGTCCGGCTCGTCCGCGCACGGGTCTCACGGCAGCACCTGGAGCGGGACGGTCGGTGCGCCGGCCCGGCGGGGTGACCTCGCCTTCACCGGTGCCGAGGGGCTCTCGGCGCTGCTCGGCGGAGCGTTGCTGCTGCTGGGACTGGGTGTGGCCGTGATCGTGGTGCGGAGGAGGCGGGTCCGCCGCTGA
- a CDS encoding potassium transporter Kup, which produces MTETRASSQPSDHPSDGAGARAAGGPAASDAAAPAAGPVDARPGDAQPGDAGPGDDAAHPAKAAPHGSAGSTLRKGGAGLALAALGVVFGDIGTSVLYSMRTVFSVDGGIVRPIPEDVYGVISLLFWSITIVVSIKYVLVLMRVDNHGEGGVMALAALARRLYANRPGGTTVFLVIGIVGVALFYGDSVITPAVSVLSAVEGLGTAAPSVEHLVVPIAAVILVMLFVVQRFGTAKVGASFGPVMLLWFVVIAAAGIPHIVEHPGVLQGLSPTWAIMFLVAHPFITFIAMGAVVLAITGAEALYADMGHFGRMPILRAWFFVVFPALVCNYLGQAALVLEDPTSTKDPFFLLFPSWAQIPVVILATAATVIASQAVISGAFSLTRQAVQLGLLPPLTIRQTSKQEGGQVYLPAVNLLLFIGVMAIMLAFRSSAALATAYGVSVTGALVVDTLLLLVVVKPLWRWATWKLVTVAVVFGGLELTFLAGNLSKVLHGGWVPLLIALAVITLMTTWHRGRQLVQLERRKREGSLADFIETVNADHIPRVPGIAVFPHPNKETTPLALRANVEHNGVVHQRVIIVSVLTANVPHVALHEAFTRDELGYADDGIDHITITFGFSDDQDLPAAMRAACAGGVLDLAQEDMSTASYFISRGALRTGAGKGGMVSWRRKLFVAMAHNAADPAARFGLPLRRTVTMGSDVEV; this is translated from the coding sequence GTGACCGAGACCCGCGCGTCGTCGCAGCCGTCCGACCACCCGTCGGACGGAGCCGGAGCGCGCGCTGCGGGCGGACCTGCCGCCTCGGACGCCGCTGCCCCCGCCGCCGGACCGGTCGACGCCCGGCCCGGAGATGCCCAGCCCGGTGACGCCGGGCCCGGCGACGACGCTGCGCACCCCGCGAAGGCCGCACCGCACGGATCCGCCGGCAGCACGCTCCGCAAGGGCGGAGCCGGACTGGCGCTCGCCGCACTCGGCGTCGTCTTCGGCGACATCGGCACGAGTGTCCTGTACTCGATGCGGACCGTGTTCTCGGTCGACGGCGGCATCGTCCGCCCGATCCCCGAGGACGTGTACGGCGTCATCTCGCTGCTCTTCTGGTCGATCACCATCGTCGTGTCGATCAAGTACGTGCTCGTGCTCATGCGCGTCGACAACCACGGCGAGGGCGGCGTCATGGCGCTCGCCGCACTCGCACGACGGCTCTACGCCAACCGTCCCGGCGGGACGACCGTGTTCCTGGTCATCGGGATCGTCGGGGTCGCCCTGTTCTACGGCGACTCCGTGATCACCCCGGCCGTCTCGGTGCTCTCCGCCGTCGAGGGCCTGGGGACCGCGGCGCCCTCGGTCGAGCACCTCGTCGTGCCGATCGCGGCCGTCATCCTCGTGATGCTGTTCGTCGTCCAGCGGTTCGGCACCGCGAAGGTCGGCGCCTCGTTCGGCCCGGTCATGCTGCTCTGGTTCGTCGTCATCGCGGCGGCCGGCATCCCGCACATCGTCGAGCACCCCGGCGTGCTGCAGGGCCTGTCGCCGACCTGGGCGATCATGTTCCTGGTCGCGCACCCGTTCATCACGTTCATCGCCATGGGCGCCGTCGTCCTCGCGATCACCGGAGCCGAGGCGCTCTACGCCGACATGGGCCACTTCGGGCGCATGCCGATCCTCCGGGCCTGGTTCTTCGTGGTGTTCCCCGCCCTCGTCTGCAACTACCTCGGCCAGGCGGCCCTGGTGCTCGAGGACCCCACGTCCACGAAGGACCCCTTCTTCCTGCTGTTCCCGAGCTGGGCGCAGATCCCGGTCGTCATCCTCGCCACCGCCGCGACGGTCATCGCGAGCCAGGCCGTCATCTCCGGCGCCTTCTCGCTGACCCGCCAGGCCGTGCAGCTCGGGCTGCTGCCGCCGCTCACCATCCGCCAGACCTCGAAGCAGGAGGGCGGGCAGGTCTACCTGCCGGCCGTGAACCTGCTCCTGTTCATCGGCGTGATGGCGATCATGCTGGCGTTCCGTTCCTCGGCCGCGCTCGCCACCGCGTACGGCGTCTCCGTGACCGGCGCGCTCGTCGTGGACACGCTGCTGCTCCTGGTCGTCGTCAAGCCGCTCTGGCGCTGGGCGACGTGGAAGCTCGTCACCGTCGCCGTGGTGTTCGGCGGGCTCGAGCTGACCTTCCTGGCGGGCAACCTGTCGAAGGTCCTGCACGGCGGATGGGTGCCGCTGCTCATCGCCCTCGCCGTCATCACCCTCATGACCACGTGGCACCGCGGCCGCCAGCTCGTGCAGCTCGAGCGCCGGAAGCGCGAGGGTTCACTGGCCGACTTCATCGAGACGGTGAACGCCGACCACATCCCTCGGGTCCCGGGCATCGCGGTGTTCCCGCACCCGAACAAGGAGACGACGCCGCTCGCCCTCCGCGCGAACGTCGAGCACAACGGGGTCGTGCACCAGCGGGTCATCATCGTGTCCGTCCTGACCGCGAACGTGCCGCACGTCGCACTGCACGAGGCGTTCACCCGCGACGAGCTCGGCTACGCGGACGACGGCATCGACCACATCACCATCACGTTCGGGTTCTCGGACGACCAGGACCTGCCCGCGGCGATGCGTGCCGCGTGTGCCGGGGGCGTGCTCGACCTGGCGCAGGAGGACATGTCCACGGCGTCGTACTTCATCTCTCGCGGAGCACTGCGGACCGGCGCGGGCAAGGGTGGCATGGTGTCCTGGCGGCGGAAGCTGTTCGTCGCGATGGCCCACAACGCTGCCGACCCGGCTGCGCGCTTCGGGTTGCCGCTCCGCCGAACGGTGACGATGGGCAGCGACGTCGAGGTCTGA
- a CDS encoding response regulator — MRVLVADDQPLVRAGVSALLDAEPDITVVAVAADGGEALALARSTRPDVAVLDIRMPVRNGIEVARELCRPDADPAVPVLMLTTFDMDDLVFGALEAGASGFLLKDAEPDAIIGAVRQVAAGNGTLDQALTRRVLREFASRRSLQPVTGDRADGVLTARERDVLLLLAQGMSNEEIAAELVVEVSTVKSHLARMLPKLGVRSRLQAVVWAYQNRIVTVPERDA; from the coding sequence ATCCGCGTGCTCGTCGCCGACGACCAACCGCTCGTCCGGGCCGGCGTCTCCGCGCTGCTCGACGCGGAACCGGACATCACCGTCGTCGCGGTGGCCGCGGACGGTGGCGAGGCGCTCGCCCTCGCCCGCAGCACGCGACCGGACGTCGCCGTGCTCGACATCCGGATGCCGGTGCGGAACGGCATCGAGGTCGCGCGGGAACTCTGCCGACCCGACGCCGATCCCGCCGTGCCGGTGCTGATGCTGACCACGTTCGACATGGACGACCTGGTGTTCGGTGCGCTCGAGGCCGGGGCGTCCGGGTTCCTGCTCAAGGACGCCGAGCCGGACGCCATCATCGGCGCCGTCCGGCAGGTGGCCGCGGGCAACGGGACGCTCGACCAGGCGCTGACGCGGCGGGTGCTGCGCGAGTTCGCCTCGCGTCGGAGCCTGCAGCCGGTGACGGGGGACCGCGCCGACGGGGTGCTGACCGCCCGGGAACGCGACGTGCTGCTCCTGCTCGCGCAGGGCATGTCGAACGAGGAGATCGCCGCCGAACTCGTCGTCGAGGTCTCCACGGTGAAGTCCCACCTGGCGCGGATGCTGCCGAAGCTCGGGGTCCGGTCGCGCCTGCAGGCCGTGGTCTGGGCGTACCAGAACCGCATCGTGACGGTGCCGGAGCGCGACGCGTAG